Below is a window of Arthrobacter sp. SLBN-112 DNA.
TGGAAGAGTCCCCGCGAATCCGGTCCGGCCTGGTCACCGTGGCCGATGTTGCGGAGCTTTGACTCCTGCATGGCAGTGGCAAGGGCGATGGTGGCAGCCCGGGCGGGCAATCCCCGCCGCACAGCCACAGCGGTGATGAGGGCGGCGTTGGCCGCCTGGTCCGGAGCCAGTTCACCGCTGCGGTTGCCGGCTGAGGCGGTGCAGCGTTCCGAAACGAGGGTTTCGGAACGCTGCACGAAGTACACCGCGGTATAGATGCCGCCCGCTGCCAGCGCGAGGGCAAGCAACAGCACCGCCAGGCGGCGCAGGCCGCGTCTGCGTCCCACCGAAGGATTCAGTTGGCGTGCAGGGCGTCGTTCAACTCAACGGTCTGGCCGGCGCGGGGGAGGGCCTCGACGGCCCCGGTGGTGGAGTTGCGGCGGAACAGCAGGTTGGGCACGCCGGAGAGTTCGACGGCCTTGACGATCTTGGTGGTGTCTTCGCCTACCTCGTCCTTGGGCCCCGGGATGCGTACGCGGGTGCCTGCCGTGACGTAGAGGCCGGCTTCGACAACGGAGTCGTCGCCGATGCTGATACCGACGCCGGAGTTGGCACCGAGGAGGACGCGCTCACCGATGGTGATCTTCTCCTTGCCGCCTCCGGACAGGGTGCCCATGATGGATGCCCCGCCGCCCACGTCACTGCCGTCGCCGGCCACCACGCCGGCGGAAATGCGGCCCTCCACCATGGAGGTGCCCAGGGTTCCGGCGTTGTAGTTGACGAAGCCCTCGTGCATGACGGTGGTGCCGGCGGCGAGGTGTGCGCCAAGGCGGACCCTGTCGGCGTCGGCAATCCGGACTCCGGTGGGTACCACGTAGTCCACCATGCGCGGGAACTTGTCGATGCCGTAGACGGTGACGGCGCCGCGCCTGCGGAGCTTGGCGCGGGTCAGTTCGAAGCCTTCGACGGGGGCGGGGCCGAAGTTGGTCCACACGACGTTGGGGAGCTTGCCGAAGATGCCGTCGAGGTTGATGGTGTTGGGCTGGACCAGCCGGTGCGAGAGGAGGTGCAGGCGGAGGTAGGTGTCGGCGGTGTCCGCGGGGGCTTCATCGAGGTTGATCTGGACAAAGACCACCTTCTGCTCGGTCCCGCGGTCCTCGTCCGCGCCGTTCTCGGCAATGCGGGTCAGGGCCTCGTCGGCGTGCTCCACCGAACGGAGGTTCCCGGCCGCGACACCAAGCGCCGGCGCCGGGAACCAGACATCCAGGACGCTTGCGTCGCCGGTGGCGATGGTGGCAATACCAAAGCCGTAGGCCGAACGGTTATCGGGGTCTGTGGTGAGGGTTTCGGGCACGGCGGAGGAAGCGGTCTCAGTCATGTGCTCCAGTCTATCGAGGGGCGGGCAGGCGGTTCGAACTAGACTGGCTTCGTGACTGCTGAAACCGCCCCCGAATCGTCCGTGTCCATCCTTGACCTGCAGCAGGACGTGGCGTTGCTGACCGCAGCAGTGATGGACATCAACAGCGTGTCCGGCAACGAG
It encodes the following:
- the dapD gene encoding 2,3,4,5-tetrahydropyridine-2,6-dicarboxylate N-succinyltransferase, giving the protein MTETASSAVPETLTTDPDNRSAYGFGIATIATGDASVLDVWFPAPALGVAAGNLRSVEHADEALTRIAENGADEDRGTEQKVVFVQINLDEAPADTADTYLRLHLLSHRLVQPNTINLDGIFGKLPNVVWTNFGPAPVEGFELTRAKLRRRGAVTVYGIDKFPRMVDYVVPTGVRIADADRVRLGAHLAAGTTVMHEGFVNYNAGTLGTSMVEGRISAGVVAGDGSDVGGGASIMGTLSGGGKEKITIGERVLLGANSGVGISIGDDSVVEAGLYVTAGTRVRIPGPKDEVGEDTTKIVKAVELSGVPNLLFRRNSTTGAVEALPRAGQTVELNDALHAN